Below is a genomic region from Prunus persica cultivar Lovell chromosome G3, Prunus_persica_NCBIv2, whole genome shotgun sequence.
gtcccacatcggaaattaAGGACTTTGCatgggcttataaggagttgggccaCTCCCCAttgtcaatttatttttggttatcTCAACTTAAAGAGATCAACAAAAGCACATCATTCATCATAAAAggggaatgctagcaacctttTCTCTAACATTCTCTTTTGGACCTTCTCCCTTTTTCCCATGCCATGTGTCACTTtctttacacttaaaacaatatcattaatgcatatcttttgttttccaaagtTACCCTTAGTGAATGTATTAACTTTCTTTTGAATtactattaaaataaataaatgttatttaaaataataataaaaaatatctaATTATTTAATACACAAAATTTTGACAATATGAATTTCCGAATCATTAGTGGATAACCCTTTTGTAGTTTGGCAGcatatcaaattttgaatgagGATAAAATACcacaaagttcaattttaaaaaatcagtTTTAggatattaataattaaaacattgaAAAGGAAATATGAAAACTTTGAAAAAACAACCCAGCCACAAGGGGAGGGAGGAAGATGTTACGTAGTGGTGGCTGGCTGGCAAGAGAAGCAACATATTTTGAGAATGGAGATGGGGCGTATGGCTGGGGCTGGTGggtaaaacaaaatattattttattaatactagtcccttggcacatgctcacgtatgtgccaattggttttattttttattttttattttatttttagaatgaagaaaagataatatgagTTGTTATGTTCAATTAGCCTccctgcacgcgcttccgtaTTTTTCTAGACGTCCATCTTAacagtttctttttgttcttttatagCGTGTAAACTGCTAAAATAGAGGTCTAGAAAAATACGGGAGATAAAGGAAAACTCTTAAGACGACGATTTATCAGACGCGCgcgattaaaatatgaaactgtTGAAACAGAcatctatataaatatataattgtgaaaaaatatttgtgaAACTATATAAGTCGCGCGTAGCGcgcatgattaaaaaaaaaagcatcttGCACGTGTGAAAGCACGTACAAGAAGGCTAGTCTAATGAACTTTAGGAGCTAAGGGGattcttctatatatatatatatatataaagcaaaaggcagagaatggtgaaacattctaAAACTCCAAATATGCCAtttgttaaacaaaaaattaaaacaacaccattttaattaaatcaggGTATAATTGTAAAAGAACAATTACAcataacttttaaaaaaattaaaaataaaataaaaaaaggtacagACCCTCAAATCAGTTGCTCTTCTTATCAGTTTCTTCATCGTGTTCTAGGAACAGTTCAGTAGCAGTTCCTTTCAGTTTGTCCCCTACTTCCAACCACAACGCTCCTTGCCAGCTTCACCAATTTCCCAGGTTTTCCCTGCTTAATTTGATGCCttattttttcccctttttacTGTTGTTTTGGTTTCCTCAGAAaatttctcatttaattgggttCCTTCCCAGCATCTCCAGGAACACAGAATCTCGAAGAATTAAACACCTATGATTTCAACTGAAAGTTTAGAAGGGGGTAAGCCTAAcagatctttctttcttatttgtaTTATATTCTTTCTTTGATTGGGTTTTGTGACCTTTCACGTTCATAGAAGGTTTTAGAGGAAAAGGTGTTTGTTGATGATTTTCCATATTTCTCTATCGTGTATGTTGAACGGTTCTCATGGCTTTTGTGTTCATATCAGACCCATGTCCAAATCAAACGGTAAATTACAGCGGGTAAGAGATTTTTGAGAAACTTACTCCTTTTGCTGCATGCTCACCATTTATCggattgatttttatttgctATATGAAATGGTAGGTATGAAATTTAAGATATGAATGAAAGTTTGGTTATTCAACTTATATTTGGATTCTCGATTATTCAAGAACAGTTGCTGACTCTCCAAGAATAGCGTAGGTGTTTACTTGCATGATTAACTCGCAGGGTAggtgtttgataaaatgtatttggttttgttcTACATATTCGAATGACATggtggagtttttttttcgtcACTCTTTTGTAGAGAATACTTTGaagagaaaacagagagatGTTGCAACAAGTCtcatatttgtttctttggtcGTTCATTTTATGAAATGGTGGGTTTTGTTATTCTTTCATCACGAATTTTGTGTATTTGTTATTATGTTATATTTCTTTACTGTGCGTTGTTTGGTTCTCTTCTCAAGTTATATAAAGAAGCAATCTGTTTATGTTTGCTGCAATGATTGCATTTTTGTAAGAATGAAAAATAGTTTAATCCATATACATTACTGCATTCAGgaaatgcaatcttctttTTGTGTATTGTTGGCtcttcatatataatttaaacttGCCATAACTTATAGATTGTGTTAAACTGATGACAATGATTACTATTGCTATATTTCtactattattatatatatacatataaaccCCTGCTCACTTGGTTATGTGGAGCAGTTGGTAGGTGAGAACATCTCTTTTGGCCATGATTGTGATATGAAACCCAACCCAAGTCAGGAAGGTGATCGGGGTGAAAGGGTTCTAAGACGAGGAGGACCGCATGTATACATATGCTatgatttttttccttctatttttttttttcctcctggGATTCCTTTGGTAGAGGAAAGCAAAATGAGGATGATAGAGATGAAGGGAGTTCAAGGAGAGGAAAACTACTAAAGGACTTACTGGTCGTGGCTgtgttttttctctttttagaggtttgtttgtttttatgctgatatttgtttatttaatagtTAAATTGGTGACAAAGAAGACAGCAGCTGGAGGCTTTGATGTATAAGCAGAAGTATGCAATTAGACCATGATGTATTGAGATTGGTTTTAAATAAAGACATACGCAATTAGTTTTTGCGTCTGTTTCAAATTTCGTTCAAATGGCTATTTTCAATTACTTTCGTTCCTTAATGTGAATTGTTAACATTGTAGGTTTTCAAGAGGGGTTCAACTTCCCAAAGTGCAGGAGGCTTGCAGAGGAATTGGTGAGCTGCTTTCAACAAAACCGATTACATTAAATAATTGTTTATTCTATGTTTTCATTACACCAATAAAGTGATATATCATCTGTTCGGATGCTTAATCGGGCTTTAGTTAGTtagttagtttttttttttgtttcatggTTTTATTCCTTCTGAATACAGAATCATATGTTTGGGTTTGGGTTACAAGATATACTTCAAGTTTTCTTTTGCTACTggcttcatgaattatatcgAACCCACGATAATTGTAGTGCAGGAGTTATTGTTCTCTCATCTCATCGTTGCTGTAGGTAGATCGGCTGCACGTGTGGGTCTTCAACTTCTCGAGGTTTATCAGCCttgaaatttagttatattcataaaaaattatgtgttgtattaaatatttgtttCCTAACAACAATGAGATCAAAGAATTTGATTGACTATAACAGTTGAAATGAtcatttgttcttctttgctgagaaacaaaaggagccaaatgaaaaaaataataaaagaaaagaaaggagaaattTTGTTAGCACGGTAAATTTGGTATATTTCCAAATCCAGAGGTTTAACCACCAATACAACACGTAGGCTTCAAATAAGTTCCACGTCAGAGTAATTGCGAATGCCACGACATGGGCCCACACTTGCATAGGAGGAATTCCTGGAGAAATTCAACTTAATCATTATCAAGtcttcaaataaattttattgatgAATAAAAAGCACACTATCGCATAAGAGCAATTGCGAATGCCACTACGACAGGcgatgaaagaaaaaatagtaaTGCCAAGCTTATAACATTCACAATGTGGTatgaaaaatgtggtaagcctagcattttcaagaaaaaaaacaaactgtTGAGATGCGCATctagaaattattttattattaaatttggCTTCTTATATAGAAACGaaaggatttttcttttgtctcttTTGAAAatgacattattttttgtatagtTTTCTTCTGATAATTAGAGTAGGCATGTagcaaaatataaattatcaaaattgaaGGTGAGTATACGTGTTCCTAAATTATGCTAAAATTTGtcaattacaaatttaaaagtataTGTTTAAACATGGTCTCATCTCAtgttatttatgtataaattGACAATGAAAAAGTGAAAGATCAATTAGAGAGGAATGGGTAGCACAAGTGGTCTTGATCGTTGCATGTCTTCCTCCTATGTGCATATTATGTAAATATTTATGTCAAGAATCTAAAACTACGATGTTGTGtagaatgaaaatattatgttACTTGAGATTTTCCTATTAATGTTGGATTTGCTTTGGGTAATATTAACATGTGAGTAATTAATTGAATAAGAATCCCCTTAaaggaaaaatccaattcaaagttaattaaagttagaaactaaaaggaaaatgcaatgcaccaatgttacaaactcaagtgttggtggtggtgagtaGATTTGAAGGACCCCGTTGTGTTGTTTGAGCACCAATGCtatctacaaataaaacaacataagtttagtacattttattataagaagaagcataaataacataagcataaataaactaattacttacaaGATAAGTGGTCTTGTTATACAACGGCTACGATTAAACAATAAaatgcaatttttatttttaaaaaaatagagtcGCAGTTTGCGGTAACTGCAAGTTGTGAAAATCAAATACCTCAATTGCAATCGCAAATGCGGTTCGGTTTCCCCTGATTGCGGTTAAATGTCGGTtggtttttgtgattttttagtttttcggTCTAAAATGTCACCCCTaatattggatatcaatttcttcttatTAGTGAATCAACgtcatatatattaaaattagcTTAATAAATTGATAGCTTAAAATTAGcttatcaatttcttcttgaCTATGTTCTATATAGTAAATTGATAGCTTAATAATGTAGGTTCCCAATGCACTCCCATACGTTAGCTTAGCATGGTACGTACAAACAAAACactaaatatttataaacttaatGTGGTAGATAAACGcacaaacaaaacatattCAAATAATTAGTGTAGTGTGAAAAGAaggacaatatatatatatatgagaaagaggggaaaatatatatttgaaaaaatgtcTAATCCCAACCATTAAATGtcatgtataatatatatttcatttacatatatatatatatatgagaaagaggggaaaatatatatttgaaaaaatgtcTAATCCCAACCATTAAATGTCATGTAtaatatgaaatatatatatatatatatatatatatgagaaagaggggaaaatatatatttgaaaaaatgtcTAATCCCAACCATTAAATGtcatgtataatatatatttaatttacatatgtatatatatatgagaaagagggaaaaatatatatttgaaaaaatgtcTAATCCCAACCATTAAATGtcatgtataatatatatttaatttacatatgtatatatatatatatgagaaagaggggaaaatatatatttgaaaaaatgttTAATCCCAACCATTAAATGTCATgtatgttgtaaatgcatgagttggtggatgaccatcatacctcttaatattccaccgttggattttatgtaacctatgcactaagtatttgtaattaatgcttgtaacctataggtatattgtaaatgatggtattcaatctcctatcttgtaagcctataaataggtagttctaccaaagatttagTAAAGAATAAACAGggtgaagctttatctttagcatatcacttctctctacattttctccctctagttttataacacgttatcagcacgacattgctcttggtatgttttcgttctctgaattttctttcttcttatatgagctagagtcatcacatggtatagagtttctttgtactcaccatcagacttcatcatgcttgtttaagaaaaaaattcttattcttattacacatgaatataatgccatgtttttgtttttatttgtttgtttatttaattttaagtatgatcttaattattatgatgagtttgaattatacaaaagatcaggggcccgaagttccgtgatcctcatcatataactagattaggatatagagtccttttgattgaatcagaacctgaagttctttgattccaaataattgagggcgtgaagttccgcgaatttaaagagcacataaggacataaaactcctcgattttgtaattatcaaaatcagaattctatgaggcctacatatgtcaagaacttgaaccagaagtttcgagtgcatatacatcgatttgagtatgaagttcaaagcacaactattaattcaatttatttagatctacATATTCGAACCCGAAGTTTCGAATATAGattgatatgaacctgaagttcatagtttttcatggatcttaatactatatatgaacttgaagttcattacttatttgtgcctatatgaacctgaattggttggaaatccaattcttaaacttgtagttttatctacaattgaatccacattaatattggattatcttggaatttcataatctttaattgatttattttattccttgtttataccactttacttattttattatattttattttatttatgttaggttattaattaatttcgttttacaatggtaatgttttgtattaccgccccaatattgatagccagaggcgtctattggagaaacttcctactttcttttgtgggtaggaagtttatgatgttatgaaccaaaagttcttgaggccccaatattacacaactattatagttgaagattatgatgtcatgaactagaagttcattgaccgaataacttttatgttgtgacatgcctatcttggcaatccatgtcccacaatgatgcataagatttttataaatttgtaaggacatcgtttaaagactcaaattattgtcttatccaacaatatcattacaaagaacgctcacaaataaaagctgtcataagatcatctcagtcaaaaattgactttgagccatctttccagaaataattcaaggggatatttgtgagcctatacaacatctaattatggatcacttcaccagttttactgaatgtgcctactaaaatggtcacatatttgataacgactgtgagtttattttcctacattttgagacaattttctcgccgttagggggagaaatgacaattcctaaagaacgtcgtgaaatagtgttgaatcaatccgcttttgtctcatcaagataatgcatatataagttgtacatatactaacatggattgatattctcgtatcacaatccattaacatggtgactatatatataatgcatgcctgaagcatgtcaggaatataggttctaaagacttaactcctcagaaatggagattatttgaaaaattcaagccctataaaaaataacgctctataggaggttatgatccacatattctaaataattccGGGGCGTGACATGTTTGTCCTataagtgacaacataagcccctgaagaggcattggtaccccaaagcaatgagatgattataaattatgcatgtgcatgcacataagaattgtgggatcacaaattgatgatacatttggtttattagtagctactacaatcatcaagggctatgattatattaaatcatgtttcatgaatgtcgacaagttaagtgattggccaaaaatgaaaataggcaattccatttatcactaaataagaagagttggatatggaacctataactcaaacaccaaattacaaatgttcagtatgaaggttacgaattggtgtttgtgaagtgaaataagatcactaatatgacataaggtttcctgggagagacatgtggttttagtctccaatctcatcgtaaatgcatccacatttctataagtgcggttgttactttaacgcaaaacttatagtatgtgttaaatgcatatttattaagactatatggtacatggaaatcctcaaagctcatgaaatatttgagatatatcggatgaagcaacctcttgaaagatataaagtaccacaatattcttaattaagagttaacactaagagtttgagtattttgaattcaaatttgatattgttgtaacatattctaactactaaattagttgttgatactcctaaagatttcaatcatttgaaaagtgaaaagcaggttgaatagtgtgatagatgatcatgtatgaagacaatgttgcttgtattgctcaaatcagagaaggagagatattaatcagggggagatatcaataagggggagcatcccaattctactacattcaaggcagatgcgcgttgtactctttttcccttcgactaggtttttgtcccactggatttttcctagcaaggttttaacgaggtaatataagctcatccatcaccatatcaatgattcaaaagaaagtttcactctttttcccttcgctttggttttgtcccactgggttttccaagcaaggtttttaatgaggaaacaatgtcattgtatggtggacatccaagagggagtgttgtaaatgcatgagttggtggatgaccaccatacctcttaatattccaccgtttgattttatgtaacctatgcactaagtatttgtaattaatgcttgtaacctataggtatattgtaaatgatggtattcaatctcctatcttgtaagcctataaataggtagttctaccaaagatttagtaaagaataaacatggtgaagctttatctttagcatatcacttctctctacattttctccctctagttttataacaatgtataatatatatttaatttactaagagcatttccagcagaCTCTCTATCCTCTCATCCTTAgctattttgatttttaaaaaagggaaaatccTCCTTTCAGCAGACTCCCTACTTGGCTCTCTATTTTGGAGAACCAACTTTTGGCTCTACATCTAgcaaggaggagagagaaatggaaGCTTGCcaaattgaagagaaaaagaaagagagagaaaaagggtgagagagagagagagagggagagatagaGACATTTGGGACATTGGTGGGGTTgggtttttacttttctttttaatatatttgagTTGTAAGAGAAAGcgggagaaagagaaagataaaataataataaaatatttcagatTAGTCAAAATAGAGAATATTGCTAGAAGAAACACATTTTAAGTGGTTTGCTATAATAGCTTTCTAGCtattttagctaaaatttgattaaaatttAGATACTCTCCTGGATGCTCTAACACATACATTTAATGAATTGCTCATCGTAATAGTCCTTAAAACACATGTCCTTATTGGAGATGTAGTCTTTTTGAAGCATTGACTGATAAAGAAAGACTGACAGATGAAGTAGTAGCTAGCTACGAAACACGCTACTCTTATTGAAGCATTGACTAATAAAGAAAGACTTCAAACAATAATTTAAGCATTGATTTCATGATTTCCCTTCTATAAACACTGATGATTAACCACTTACCAGTACTCATCGTCTACCTAAAACTTGCGGTACCTGTAGCTGTAAATCTCTCCTTGTAATTGTGTTTGAGCCTAAATATATTCCATCAAACATAGTGAGTATTCATGGTGGGTTTCTGTCGTGGAAGTAGAAAAACATGAGGCTGGTTGGGTTATTGGTGACTTAACTGAAGGCCATTGGACATAGTCCTTGGAAAAGCcatgaagaaaaggaaaaggccaAGATGGCCTATTTGGTATTGCATATTGCATGCTAGCTAAAAGCCATATGGATGTAtgttattataataatattattctaAGCTATATCAGTGGAATGGTGTGATTGAAGAGATGATACCTCCAAGCTTCCAAGTTAGGTTGGAAGCCAAGTTCGAGTTCAGATGGAAACCAACCCCACGTCGGGACTTAAATCCCAAATCCAAGTCAGAGTTTACACTCAGAGTCGGGATGAAAACCAAAGTCCAAGTAGTGGTGGTGGCACAACTCCAAGTCCGGATGGAGAGCGAATTACAAATGGCTTTGCAGACTTGTGTTATACACATTAAATTGTAATTAAGTGAAAGTTACGGCCATAAGAGACATGATTCAGTGTGGGCAAGAGCACAAACATCTCGTGCAAATGCATATTCAATAGCCAATATTAAAGGCGAGCTGACGTCATCGATGACATCAACTAGCTGTTAAgatatttttttctaaatagCCTTTTAAAATGTTATCAACATATACGTGTCATATATGGAATATTATCTCtaaatagtagtttaattcaattaaaaaatatatagttgTGAAATATATGAGTGTTGTATCatagtttttctcaaaataataaaatatgaaggacTTTAAAATATAGCACTGCATGGCTAAAGATAGAAAAATTTAACTCTacactattctttaaaaaattaatattttggaggACTAAATTTATAGCCTATTTAGCCCTATCACTGGAGATTGCCTTATGTCACTCTAACATTGATGGGATTCTCAACCAAGTCAAAAGCACTACTTCCCACTTTTTTGATGTAGTTGCTCcgctctttctttctcaatatTCTGTTAGTGCTCAATCTACTGACCATTggtagaagaaagaaaaagttagcGGGGTGCTTTCTCTCCTCCCTCCCGGTATCCCCATTAGTTGATATAAGGAATTGGAAATGAATTCCAGATCATTCAGATTGAAGGCGGGATATGGATGGAATTGAGAGGGAAGAAAAAGTTGAAACCAACTGGGATCGGATCTCTCACCAGAAGTTGGATCATACACTTAGAAGTCCAAACCCAACACAAAAAGCTAAGTTCAGAAGTTCCAGCAAAAGTCTCCTTGCAAGTGGTGGAATTCAAAGATGGGAAGACTCGTAGTCAACCTACCAGGACATATTGCATCACAGCTCAAGAGAAGAGTTTCACAATCCCGAATTCCATTTTATTGACCAACCATATGGGTTGGTGGTGGTTGGGAAGTTCTCATTAGATGCTTAGAGCTCCAAAAGACATTAATATTGGAAGGAGTTTCAAGGAAGAGTTAGTTCTAGCCATTTAATGACCAAACCCGTTAGCGGAAGAAAGTTCTAGAAATAGGtcattagaagaagaaaagaggacCTCCAACTCAACACACAAAACCTATCTTTTTATCCTATACCTTTCAATTCCTAGTCTAGGATTTTATCTTTCAAGCACTTTAGATTATCCAAGTTCTTCATTTTCCTAGTGTAAGCTtattttcttgcaatttactTTCAGTCGTCATTAAATTTAAGTTTAATTCAAGTCTTTATCATTTTAATCTATTTTATCGCATTTACATTACTGTCATTTCATTCTTGCATTTACATTCATTGCACTTATCacgaaaatcataaaaatagtCATACAAAACTCAATCATCATTGACCACGAGGAAGTGAAAGAAACTAGGCTAAGAGGAGATTCCTTACTTGGCCGATCAATCGTTTAATTAGAAGTCAGAAGTGCAAACACGCTCACACCATCTTTCCATCCAAACCATCAAATGGCTTAGTAGTGGCACGCTTACGCATCTCAATAGAAGGACCCAAAAAAATCATCCCTTCGGCATACTTGGCGAAAAAGAGGGAAAGTCTTCATTAATGGTTTTATATTAAGGATCGGTTAAAAATGTCTAATCTCAGCCAAATAATTATTGTAGTGTGAAAAGAAGGACAACCTACGATgtggaaaaaattattttattaatatatatgagaaagagggaaaaatatatatatatatatgtgaaaaAATGTCTAATCGCTACCATTAAATGTCATGTACAgtatatatttgaaaaaatatatatttaattcacTAACACATATATCTAATGAATTGCTCATCTTAATAGCCCTTAAAAGTCAAAACACACGTCTTTATCGGAGAGGGATTATTTTTGCTCATCATTTTAACATCTTATCGTTCCGGAGAAagaattattaaataattaagtgAGTTTGCACGAGGGTGGAAGTCATGTTCCCACAGTAAGTCGTTAATTAGCCCTAACTATGGTGGTGGACTAGGTCTAAACCCCGGTTGCAACTTATAATTCATTATTCATTACAAGGATCAAGaccataatttaaattttaaagtcAGTAGTTGTACGATGCTTGATTTTTCTAGTTCACGTGAacatagaaaattaaaagcaggtgacttgggttgggttgggttgaaaAGACTGACAGATGAAATAGTGGCTAGCTATACGAAACACGCTACTCTTATTGAAGCATTGACTTATAAAGAAAGActtcaattaataatttaagcaTTGATTTCATGATTTCCCTTCTATAAACACTGACGATTAACTTACCAGTACTCATCGTCTACCTAAAACTTGCAGTACCTGTAGCTGTAAATCTCTCCTTGTAATTGCTTCTTCATCCAGATACAAATGGGAAAGGGCAGCCTTTTTACCAGCAGCTGGTTTCTTTTGCAGAAGATAACCTGCAGAGTGAGCAGAGCAAGAGGTTTCCATGGAGTATGCGATGGCTCATCATCAAATGGGAGGAAAGCTTCGCTGTCACTGATAGAAGAACTGGAGATGGGCAATAATGTTCCGAAAGAGCGAGATATCTGCATTTACAAGGTTCCGAACGCCATgcgccagatgaagagaaaggCGTACGAGCCCAACATTGTCTCCATTGGTCCTTATCACCATGGAGTAGCAAGCTTGCAAGAAATGGAAAAGGTTAAACGAATATATTTTCGGCGCCTCTTTAAACCAAACACCGATGATGATAGCATGCTTTCGGTGAAGGAGACGGCGGATCCGGAGATGATGCAATTACTAGATGATGCGAAGAAGGCAATGCAGGAATTGGAGGAGAAAGCGCGGAGATGCTACTCAGAAGAATCCGAGCTGAGTAGCGAGGAATTTGTGAAGATGATGCTAATTGATGGCTGTTTCATCATAGGGTTTCTAAGAGATGCATCGGAGCAGGGCTTTGAGCATACACCTTCCACCGTTGAAAGGTGGATGTTGCCAATCATCCGACAGGATTTGATCAAACTTGAAAATCAGCTCCCGCTGTTTGTTCTTCGCAGATTATACGATAAGCTGATCATCACAAAAACCTCTAGTAGTGCTTCAGATCATCAGAAACCCAAATCTTCAGACTTGGAAGCGCTTTCGATTCGCTTCTTCAAGCCGCTACTACAAGGAAGTGTAGATCCTGACAAACCTTTACAACATTTTGCACCAAAACATGAGGGACAAGGCAAGCACTTTCTTGATCTTTTCCACCATAATATTTGTCCTGAACATAATGAAAAAGAAGTCGATACTCTCCCACGCAAAGATATGAAACACAATCTAAAGCCACAAGAGAAGCAAACCTTTTGGCACAAAGATCTGAAGCCACAAGGGAAGCAGACCCAGCTAATCCTCTCCATACGGGAGCTGAAAGAAGCTGGAGTTAAGTTCAAGAGGAACAAGAAACCTTGTCGGCCACTAGATATCAGTTTCAGCCGTGGAACCTTCGACATCAGGAGGAAGGTACTTACAATCCCTGCAATACATATTAATGATCATAGAGCCACTTTGTTCCGCAACATGCTTGCATTTGAGAAATGCCACCGGTATTGCCAGCACCAAGATGTTAcaacatatttgttttttcttgacGGCCTCATCAACTCCGCCAAGGATGTCGGGCTTCTGCACTACCACGGCATCCTCTTCC
It encodes:
- the LOC18783477 gene encoding UPF0481 protein At3g47200 — translated: MGKGSLFTSSWFLLQKITCRVSRARGFHGVCDGSSSNGRKASLSLIEELEMGNNVPKERDICIYKVPNAMRQMKRKAYEPNIVSIGPYHHGVASLQEMEKVKRIYFRRLFKPNTDDDSMLSVKETADPEMMQLLDDAKKAMQELEEKARRCYSEESELSSEEFVKMMLIDGCFIIGFLRDASEQGFEHTPSTVERWMLPIIRQDLIKLENQLPLFVLRRLYDKLIITKTSSSASDHQKPKSSDLEALSIRFFKPLLQGSVDPDKPLQHFAPKHEGQGKHFLDLFHHNICPEHNEKEVDTLPRKDMKHNLKPQEKQTFWHKDLKPQGKQTQLILSIRELKEAGVKFKRNKKPCRPLDISFSRGTFDIRRKVLTIPAIHINDHRATLFRNMLAFEKCHRYCQHQDVTTYLFFLDGLINSAKDVGLLHYHGILFHSLGSNRRVAKLVNNLCKEVVSDMSQSYLYEVVRDVDAYYNSRYAKVRAFLVHHHFSSWLVGISTLGACLALYLAVVQTVCTVATAKEQLGSDFSLGSFLIDSLLPKHVSGGTDSKPS